From Neobacillus sp. PS2-9, the proteins below share one genomic window:
- a CDS encoding M42 family metallopeptidase — translation MAKLDETLLMLKDLTDAKGIPGNEREVREVMKKYITPLADEVTTDGLGSLIAKKVGKEGGPKIMVAGHLDEVGFMITQIDDKGFLRFQPVGGWWGQVMLAQRVTIVTKKGDVTGIIGSKPPHVLSAEARKKPVEIKDMFIDIGASSRDEAQEWGVRPGDMVVPYFEFTVMNNQKMLLAKAWDNRIGCAIAIDVLRQLQGTDHPNVVYGVGAVQEEVGLRGAKTAAAKIQPDIGFAVDVGIAGDTPGITEKEAMSKMGKGPQVVIYDASLVAHKGLRDFVTDTAEELNIPFQYESIPGGGTDAGSIHLTHNGVPALAITIATRYIHSHAAMLHRDDYENAVKLIVEVIKRLDREAVDKITFE, via the coding sequence GTGGCAAAACTTGATGAAACATTATTGATGTTAAAAGACTTAACCGATGCCAAAGGGATTCCCGGCAATGAGCGTGAAGTACGCGAAGTAATGAAGAAATACATAACTCCATTGGCTGATGAAGTAACTACTGACGGCCTTGGCAGTTTAATTGCTAAGAAGGTTGGTAAAGAAGGCGGCCCGAAAATTATGGTTGCTGGTCATTTAGATGAAGTCGGTTTCATGATCACACAAATCGACGATAAAGGCTTTCTACGTTTTCAACCAGTTGGCGGTTGGTGGGGACAAGTTATGCTTGCACAGCGCGTTACCATCGTTACAAAAAAAGGCGATGTAACGGGTATTATCGGTTCAAAGCCACCACATGTTTTATCAGCTGAAGCTCGTAAGAAACCAGTTGAAATTAAAGATATGTTCATTGATATCGGTGCGTCCAGCCGTGATGAGGCACAGGAGTGGGGCGTACGTCCTGGAGATATGGTTGTTCCATACTTTGAGTTTACTGTGATGAACAACCAAAAGATGCTTTTGGCTAAAGCTTGGGATAACCGCATTGGCTGTGCCATTGCGATTGATGTATTACGACAGCTACAAGGCACTGACCATCCGAACGTTGTTTATGGTGTAGGAGCCGTTCAAGAGGAAGTTGGTCTGCGTGGGGCGAAGACTGCCGCTGCTAAAATCCAACCGGATATCGGTTTTGCTGTTGATGTCGGTATTGCGGGTGATACGCCTGGAATCACTGAAAAAGAAGCAATGAGCAAAATGGGCAAAGGTCCACAAGTGGTCATTTACGATGCTTCCTTAGTGGCACATAAAGGGCTTCGCGATTTCGTTACAGATACAGCAGAGGAACTAAACATTCCTTTCCAATACGAGTCCATCCCTGGCGGTGGTACAGATGCTGGTTCAATCCATCTAACACATAATGGGGTTCCTGCATTAGCGATCACGATTGCGACCCGTTATATCCATTCGCATGCAGCGATGCTTCATCGTGATGATTATGAAAATGCGGTTAAGCTAATTGTCGAAGTTATCAAACGCCTAGACCGTGAGGCAGTTGATAAAATTACATTTGAATAA
- the sspI gene encoding small acid-soluble spore protein SspI encodes MNLNLRNAIIHNVSGNTQDQLEDTIVDAIQNGEEKMLPGLGVLFEIIWKNSSEEEKKEMLETLESGLK; translated from the coding sequence ATGAACTTAAATTTGCGAAATGCGATTATTCACAATGTCTCTGGTAATACGCAGGATCAATTAGAAGATACAATTGTAGATGCTATTCAAAATGGAGAAGAAAAAATGCTCCCAGGTCTTGGCGTTCTATTTGAAATCATTTGGAAGAATTCTTCTGAAGAAGAGAAAAAAGAAATGCTTGAAACTCTTGAAAGCGGGTTAAAGTAA
- a CDS encoding RNA methyltransferase, with the protein MKHIESVNNPKVKQWKKLLTKKERDNTESFIVEGFHLVEEALKQGEQVLEIIVSEKVGLPPRWDVSSTPVTLVTEEISDLLTETEAPQGIYAVCRMPSKRTEAQAEEGQTYLLIDAVQDPGNLGTMIRTADAAGIDAVIVGRGSVDIYNSKVLRAAQGSHFHLPILRADLHEWVDKLHEKNIPVYGTALEGAAVYTEIAGGKSFALIVGNEGSGVGKDLLSTTTKNLYIPIYGKSESLNVAVATGVLLYYLKK; encoded by the coding sequence TTGAAACATATTGAATCAGTAAATAATCCTAAGGTAAAACAATGGAAAAAGCTTTTAACGAAAAAAGAGCGCGATAACACCGAATCATTTATCGTAGAAGGCTTTCATTTAGTTGAAGAAGCACTAAAACAAGGAGAACAGGTATTAGAAATTATTGTTTCCGAGAAAGTTGGCCTGCCGCCGCGTTGGGATGTAAGTTCTACTCCAGTTACTCTTGTTACGGAGGAGATTTCTGATCTGTTAACAGAAACGGAAGCACCGCAAGGTATTTACGCCGTTTGCAGAATGCCAAGTAAGAGGACGGAGGCTCAGGCGGAAGAAGGTCAAACCTACTTATTGATCGATGCGGTCCAGGATCCAGGAAACCTTGGCACGATGATTCGCACAGCTGATGCAGCAGGGATTGACGCAGTGATCGTTGGGCGTGGGAGTGTGGATATTTATAACTCCAAGGTTTTAAGAGCTGCACAAGGAAGCCATTTTCACCTTCCAATTCTACGAGCTGACCTTCATGAATGGGTGGATAAGCTCCATGAAAAAAATATTCCTGTATATGGGACAGCGCTTGAAGGAGCAGCAGTTTATACAGAAATTGCAGGTGGAAAATCCTTCGCTTTAATTGTGGGTAACGAAGGCAGCGGTGTTGGGAAAGATTTGCTTTCTACCACAACGAAGAATCTTTATATCCCAATTTACGGAAAAAGCGAATCATTAAACGTAGCCGTGGCCACAGGGGTTCTTCTTTATTATTTGAAAAAATAG
- the pheS gene encoding phenylalanine--tRNA ligase subunit alpha — MQERLKELQEEAIQKVEQSTSLKELNDIRVAYLGKKGPITEVLRGMGKLSAEERPVMGALANEVREAIAVKIEEKQKGLEEAAVLEKLASESIDVTLPGRPVKVGNHHPLTRIIEEIEDLFIGMGYQVAEGPEVEQDYYNFEALNLPKGHPARDMQDSFYITEEILLRTHTSPVQARTMEKHQGKGPIKIICPGKVYRRDNDDATHSHQFMQIEGLVVGENIRMSDLKGTLEVFAKKMFGEDREIRLRPSFFPFTEPSVEMDISCKICGGKGCNVCKQTGWIEILGAGMVHPNVLEMAGYDSKKYTGFAFGMGPERIAMLKYGVDDIRHFYTNDVRFLKQFSKHE; from the coding sequence ATGCAAGAACGTTTAAAGGAATTGCAGGAAGAGGCTATTCAAAAAGTTGAACAGTCCACAAGCTTAAAAGAACTAAATGATATACGTGTTGCGTATTTAGGCAAAAAAGGCCCAATTACGGAAGTGCTTCGCGGTATGGGTAAGCTTTCAGCGGAAGAAAGACCAGTTATGGGGGCTCTTGCGAATGAAGTACGTGAAGCTATTGCAGTTAAAATTGAAGAGAAGCAAAAGGGACTAGAAGAAGCGGCTGTTTTAGAAAAATTAGCTTCTGAAAGTATTGATGTTACTCTTCCAGGACGCCCTGTTAAGGTAGGAAACCATCATCCATTAACAAGAATCATTGAGGAAATTGAAGATTTATTTATTGGAATGGGCTATCAAGTTGCAGAAGGTCCAGAAGTGGAGCAGGATTATTATAACTTTGAAGCTCTTAACTTACCGAAAGGGCACCCTGCCCGTGATATGCAGGATTCTTTCTATATTACAGAGGAAATCCTTCTTCGTACACATACATCGCCAGTACAAGCGCGGACGATGGAAAAGCATCAAGGTAAAGGTCCAATTAAGATTATCTGCCCTGGTAAAGTGTACCGCCGCGATAATGATGATGCGACACACTCCCATCAGTTCATGCAAATCGAAGGATTAGTTGTCGGCGAAAACATCCGCATGAGCGATTTAAAAGGAACATTAGAGGTATTTGCGAAGAAAATGTTTGGGGAAGACCGTGAAATTCGCCTAAGACCAAGTTTCTTCCCTTTCACAGAGCCTTCTGTTGAAATGGATATCTCTTGTAAAATTTGCGGTGGCAAAGGCTGTAACGTGTGTAAGCAAACGGGCTGGATTGAAATTTTAGGAGCAGGAATGGTTCATCCGAATGTTCTTGAAATGGCAGGCTACGATTCTAAGAAATACACTGGATTTGCTTTCGGTATGGGACCAGAACGGATTGCAATGCTGAAATACGGTGTGGATGACATTAGACATTTCTATACCAATGATGTACGTTTCTTAAAACAATTTTCAAAACATGAATAG
- the pheT gene encoding phenylalanine--tRNA ligase subunit beta yields MFVSYKWLQDYIDLTGVTADELAEKITKSGIEVEGVDILNEGIKGVVVGHVLEREQHPNADKLSKCLVDVGEEQPVQIICGAPNVAQGQKVAVAKVGAVLPGNFKIKRAKLRGEESNGMICSLTELGMEGKVVPKEYSEGIFVFPADAEVGVDALELLNRDDEVLELSLTPNRSDCLSMLGVAYEVAAILGREVKLPETSLEPTSEKASDYVKVVVEAKDDNPLYVAKIIKNVKISPSPLWMQTRLMSAGIRPHNNVVDITNYILLEYGQPLHAFDYDRLGSKEILVRRANHGEKFVTLDDVERTLSSDHLVITNGSEPVALAGVMGGANSEVTSDTTTVLLEAAYFNGGTVRKASKDHGLRSEASARFEKGVDPNRVRVAGERAAYLMAKYAGGEVLEGASEVDTLTVEPAVVSITLEKINRVLGTELQMSDVKDIFDRLQFSVSVEQDTITVTAPTRRGDIRIEEDLLEEVARLYGYDNIPKTLPIGSTTAGKLSEYQKKRRVVRQYLEGAGLYQAVTYSLTSEEKAAQFALEKRDTIRLAMPMSEERSVLRLSIMPQLLEVLKYNSARQNDSLAVYETGAVFLANGEDTLPTEKEHVAGAVTGLWHSHSWQGEKKAVDFFVVKGILEGMFTKLGLSDKVQYVQAQVEGMHPGRTAEVLFNGEKIGFVGQVHPNVQKDLDLKDTYVFELSLQAILEAEAPVLQYEAIPRFPSITRDIALVVNSEMVSGTLKDIILTTGAPLLKEVHVFDLYEGDKMEEGKKSIAFSLKYADPERTLTDEEVTKVHSSVLKALEEKAGAVLRG; encoded by the coding sequence ATGTTCGTTTCATATAAATGGCTTCAGGATTATATCGATTTAACTGGAGTAACAGCTGATGAGCTAGCTGAAAAAATTACGAAGAGCGGAATTGAAGTTGAAGGAGTAGACATTCTTAACGAAGGTATCAAAGGAGTGGTTGTTGGTCATGTTCTAGAGCGTGAGCAGCATCCAAATGCCGATAAATTAAGTAAATGTCTGGTTGATGTGGGCGAAGAGCAGCCTGTACAAATTATCTGTGGTGCACCAAATGTGGCACAAGGACAAAAGGTAGCAGTAGCGAAGGTTGGAGCAGTTCTACCAGGTAATTTTAAAATTAAACGCGCGAAGCTTCGCGGCGAAGAATCAAATGGCATGATTTGCTCTCTTACCGAGCTTGGAATGGAAGGGAAAGTCGTTCCAAAGGAATATTCTGAAGGAATCTTTGTTTTTCCAGCCGATGCAGAGGTCGGTGTAGATGCACTTGAATTACTTAATCGTGATGACGAAGTTCTAGAGCTTAGCTTAACGCCAAACCGTTCGGATTGCTTGAGCATGCTTGGTGTTGCTTATGAAGTGGCAGCGATTCTTGGAAGAGAGGTTAAACTTCCAGAAACGAGCTTGGAGCCTACTAGTGAAAAAGCATCTGATTACGTTAAGGTAGTGGTTGAAGCGAAAGACGATAACCCGCTTTACGTGGCAAAAATTATTAAAAATGTAAAAATTAGTCCTTCACCACTTTGGATGCAAACACGTTTAATGTCTGCAGGCATTCGTCCGCACAATAACGTTGTCGATATTACCAACTATATTTTATTAGAATACGGTCAGCCATTACACGCATTTGATTATGATCGCCTAGGTTCAAAAGAGATTCTTGTTCGCCGTGCAAACCATGGCGAAAAGTTTGTAACACTTGATGACGTAGAACGGACATTATCATCGGATCATCTTGTGATTACTAATGGTTCAGAACCTGTAGCTCTTGCTGGTGTCATGGGTGGTGCCAATTCGGAGGTAACTTCAGACACAACCACTGTTTTATTAGAGGCTGCTTATTTTAACGGTGGGACTGTTAGAAAAGCATCCAAGGATCATGGATTAAGAAGTGAAGCGAGCGCTCGCTTTGAAAAGGGTGTGGATCCAAACCGTGTCCGTGTAGCTGGTGAACGTGCAGCCTATCTGATGGCAAAATACGCTGGCGGAGAAGTGTTAGAGGGAGCTTCAGAGGTAGATACACTTACTGTCGAACCAGCAGTGGTATCAATTACTCTTGAAAAAATCAATCGTGTCCTAGGCACAGAGCTTCAAATGAGCGATGTAAAGGATATCTTTGATCGTCTTCAATTCTCAGTTAGTGTAGAGCAGGATACGATTACTGTTACGGCACCAACACGACGCGGAGATATCCGAATCGAAGAAGATCTATTAGAAGAAGTAGCTCGTCTATACGGCTATGATAACATTCCAAAGACATTACCAATCGGTTCTACTACTGCTGGAAAGTTGTCCGAGTATCAAAAGAAGCGTCGAGTGGTCCGTCAGTATCTTGAAGGAGCAGGCTTGTATCAAGCCGTTACTTATTCCTTAACAAGTGAGGAAAAAGCGGCACAATTTGCTCTTGAAAAGCGCGATACCATCCGTTTAGCAATGCCGATGAGCGAGGAACGCAGCGTGCTTCGTTTGAGCATCATGCCACAGCTGTTAGAAGTATTAAAATATAATAGCGCTCGTCAAAACGATAGCTTAGCCGTATATGAAACAGGTGCTGTATTCTTGGCAAATGGCGAAGATACGCTTCCAACCGAAAAAGAACATGTTGCAGGTGCAGTAACTGGTCTTTGGCACAGTCATTCATGGCAGGGTGAAAAGAAGGCAGTAGATTTCTTCGTTGTAAAAGGTATTTTAGAAGGAATGTTTACTAAGCTTGGCTTATCTGACAAAGTCCAATATGTTCAAGCACAGGTAGAAGGAATGCATCCTGGCCGTACAGCGGAAGTTCTCTTTAACGGTGAGAAAATCGGCTTTGTGGGTCAAGTACACCCAAATGTGCAGAAAGATCTAGACTTAAAAGATACGTATGTATTCGAACTTTCTTTACAAGCGATCCTTGAAGCAGAAGCACCAGTATTACAATATGAAGCGATTCCACGCTTCCCATCTATCACAAGAGACATTGCTCTAGTGGTAAACAGTGAAATGGTGTCAGGCACCTTGAAGGATATCATTTTAACGACAGGTGCACCGCTTCTTAAAGAGGTTCATGTGTTTGATTTATATGAAGGCGACAAGATGGAAGAAGGCAAGAAGTCGATTGCATTCTCATTAAAATATGCGGATCCTGAACGTACACTGACTGATGAGGAAGTAACAAAGGTTCACAGCAGTGTTCTTAAGGCATTAGAAGAAAAAGCAGGCGCGGTTTTACGCGGATAA
- a CDS encoding nuclease-related domain-containing protein produces the protein MVVKERNIPLVMLILEALSRRLPLNYPKYQQVLEELGRRQAGYKGEVSLDYYLRLLPMDKYTILHDLNLPDGDYNCQIDTLLLTEEFALIIEVKNMAGKLIFDTENEQFMQVNNEKEKGYPYPIAQAERHRDHLEKLMAEYKFPAVPILYLVVISNGYSSYVITGKNSHKVKARVCKADVLLKRISSIENQYSKPTLNAKGIRKLSRLLIKLNTIPTNYIFKKYQINKTDVLTGVFCPTCNHVPLIRKKKKWYCTSCNIYSKDAHVTALKDYFLLIDLIITNQQFRVFVQLDSIDTAGRMLRSEKNIKADGTKKMRMYIPVNFP, from the coding sequence TTGGTTGTTAAAGAAAGGAATATTCCATTAGTAATGCTTATTTTAGAGGCTTTGTCCAGACGGCTGCCCTTAAATTATCCTAAATACCAGCAGGTTTTAGAGGAATTAGGAAGGAGGCAAGCTGGATACAAAGGTGAGGTAAGTCTTGATTATTACTTACGTTTACTCCCAATGGATAAGTACACAATACTCCACGATTTAAACCTTCCAGATGGTGACTACAACTGCCAAATAGATACTCTCCTCCTAACAGAAGAATTCGCCCTTATTATTGAAGTGAAAAATATGGCTGGCAAACTAATTTTTGATACAGAAAATGAACAGTTTATGCAAGTAAATAATGAGAAGGAAAAAGGTTATCCTTATCCCATAGCTCAAGCAGAAAGGCATAGAGATCACCTTGAGAAACTAATGGCAGAATATAAATTTCCTGCTGTTCCAATTTTATACCTTGTGGTTATCAGCAATGGGTATTCTTCGTACGTAATTACCGGAAAAAATTCTCATAAAGTAAAGGCTCGCGTATGTAAAGCAGATGTTTTACTAAAAAGAATTTCTAGTATTGAAAATCAGTATTCCAAGCCTACTCTCAATGCTAAAGGGATCCGAAAGCTTAGTCGTCTATTGATAAAACTGAATACAATTCCAACCAATTATATTTTTAAAAAATATCAAATCAATAAAACGGATGTATTAACTGGTGTCTTTTGCCCTACCTGCAATCATGTTCCATTGATTCGTAAGAAAAAGAAATGGTACTGCACTTCATGTAACATATACTCAAAAGATGCACATGTAACTGCCCTAAAGGATTATTTTTTGCTAATAGATTTAATAATTACAAATCAGCAATTCCGAGTATTTGTTCAACTAGATTCAATTGATACAGCTGGAAGAATGTTACGATCTGAAAAAAATATAAAAGCCGATGGGACAAAGAAGATGCGTATGTATATTCCGGTTAATTTTCCGTGA
- a CDS encoding 4a-hydroxytetrahydrobiopterin dehydratase has translation MANRLSLTEIGQFLAELTGWKLDGKFIVKKYRFHEFLKGVAFVNEIAELSEQVNHHPFIAIDYKLVTLRLTSWNAGGLTDLDVELAKKYDAFYEKYKEK, from the coding sequence TTGGCAAATAGACTTAGTTTAACAGAGATTGGTCAATTCCTTGCGGAGTTAACAGGTTGGAAACTCGACGGTAAATTCATCGTGAAAAAATATCGTTTTCATGAATTTTTAAAAGGTGTTGCTTTCGTGAATGAAATTGCGGAGTTGTCTGAACAGGTCAACCATCATCCATTTATCGCGATCGACTATAAATTAGTTACTTTGCGGCTCACATCATGGAATGCCGGGGGATTGACTGATTTGGATGTGGAATTGGCGAAGAAATATGATGCTTTTTATGAAAAATATAAAGAAAAATAG
- the rnhC gene encoding ribonuclease HIII, which yields MGNVVIKLGINEITEMKKYYSKQLVEKNPPGSVFSAKTPGCVITAYNSGKVLFQGNDSEKEAGRWGSVALSAGAGGAKKVVSSAKGDLPPGISQMSAIGSDEVGTGDFFGPITVVAAYVKKEHIPLLKELGVRDSKDLNDEKIIAIAKVIKDVVPFSLMTLKNDKYNKLQQSGMSQGKMKAILHNQAILNVLEKIAPNQPEAILIDQFVQPSTYFQHLKSQKAIAKEKVCFSTKAEGIHLAVAAASILARYAFVQYIDKLSEAAGFKIPKGAGAQVDVAAAKLIVSKGRDILPSFVKLHFANTDKAMALVNKRKF from the coding sequence TTGGGAAATGTGGTAATTAAATTAGGAATAAATGAAATTACGGAAATGAAGAAGTATTACTCGAAGCAGCTTGTGGAAAAAAATCCGCCTGGAAGCGTGTTTTCGGCCAAGACTCCAGGTTGTGTCATCACAGCATACAATTCCGGCAAGGTGTTATTTCAGGGAAATGATAGTGAAAAGGAAGCTGGTAGATGGGGCAGTGTTGCTTTATCAGCTGGGGCTGGTGGTGCTAAAAAGGTTGTTTCTTCTGCTAAAGGGGATTTGCCACCTGGCATCAGTCAAATGTCTGCTATTGGTTCTGATGAAGTGGGGACGGGAGACTTTTTCGGTCCGATTACCGTTGTTGCCGCCTATGTAAAAAAAGAACATATCCCTCTATTAAAAGAATTAGGTGTCCGCGATTCAAAGGACTTAAATGATGAAAAAATCATTGCGATTGCAAAGGTTATCAAGGATGTTGTACCGTTCAGCTTAATGACTTTGAAAAATGATAAATATAATAAGCTGCAGCAGTCGGGTATGTCACAAGGGAAAATGAAGGCGATTCTTCATAATCAGGCGATATTAAATGTTCTGGAGAAGATTGCCCCCAATCAGCCAGAAGCGATCCTCATTGATCAATTTGTACAGCCGAGTACTTATTTTCAGCATCTGAAAAGCCAAAAAGCGATTGCTAAAGAAAAAGTTTGTTTCAGTACGAAAGCAGAAGGGATTCATTTAGCTGTTGCTGCTGCCAGTATTCTAGCTCGCTACGCCTTCGTCCAATATATTGACAAGCTGAGTGAAGCAGCAGGTTTTAAGATTCCAAAGGGTGCAGGGGCACAGGTAGATGTGGCTGCGGCCAAGCTGATTGTGAGTAAAGGGCGTGATATTCTCCCCTCCTTTGTGAAACTCCACTTCGCTAACACGGATAAAGCAATGGCTCTAGTAAATAAAAGGAAGTTCTGA
- the zapA gene encoding cell division protein ZapA, whose amino-acid sequence MSNTQKHRTTVDIYGQQYVIMGTESPSHIRLVASLVDDKMREISSKNPSLDVSKLAVLTAVNAVNDYIKIKDQFDRLQTELLKEKD is encoded by the coding sequence TTGTCAAACACACAAAAACACAGAACAACCGTAGATATTTACGGTCAGCAATACGTTATTATGGGTACGGAAAGCCCAAGTCATATTAGGCTTGTAGCATCTTTAGTTGACGATAAAATGCGGGAAATCAGTTCTAAGAATCCATCTCTGGACGTTAGTAAGCTTGCCGTTTTAACAGCCGTAAACGCAGTCAATGATTATATTAAAATTAAGGACCAATTCGACCGACTGCAAACAGAACTACTAAAGGAAAAGGACTAA
- a CDS encoding CvpA family protein, which yields MLDLAIIILLIIGFFVGLKRGFILQLVHLTSFIIAYVVATIYYEELAPKLTLWIPYPNLGEGTTLKLLTDSTNMETAFYRAISFVIIFFAVKILLQVIGSMLDFIAHLPVLRQLNVWAGGIFGFLEVYLIIFILLYIAALIPIDFLQNPLDNSFMAKAIVNHTPILSQQIKSLWIEYTAA from the coding sequence ATGTTAGATTTAGCTATTATTATTCTCTTAATTATTGGATTCTTTGTTGGCCTTAAAAGAGGCTTTATACTGCAACTTGTGCATTTAACCAGTTTTATTATTGCATATGTAGTCGCTACAATATACTATGAAGAGCTGGCTCCAAAGTTAACCCTGTGGATTCCCTATCCAAACCTAGGTGAAGGAACAACTTTAAAGCTCTTAACTGATAGCACTAATATGGAGACCGCATTCTATCGTGCCATCTCTTTTGTAATTATCTTTTTTGCTGTGAAAATCCTCTTGCAAGTAATAGGGTCCATGCTGGATTTCATTGCTCATTTGCCGGTTCTACGCCAGTTAAATGTGTGGGCAGGAGGAATCTTCGGTTTCTTGGAAGTCTATCTCATTATATTTATTTTATTATATATTGCTGCTTTGATTCCAATAGATTTTTTACAAAATCCTTTGGACAACTCGTTTATGGCAAAAGCAATTGTGAACCACACCCCTATCCTTTCACAGCAAATAAAGAGCTTGTGGATTGAATATACAGCTGCTTGA
- the polX gene encoding DNA polymerase/3'-5' exonuclease PolX, whose translation MEVNKKDLIRLLETIAIYMELKGENPFKVSAFRKAATALETDERTLTEIEDFTAISGIGKGTAAVIEEYMKEGSSSVLAELKEEVPSGLIPLLQLPGLGGKKIAKLYKELGVVDVSSLKEACQTGKVQALAGFGKKTEEKILSAIANVGNRPERLPLAYMLPIAEQIEVRLAETPAIDRFSRAGSLRRMRETIKDLDFIIATTQPENVRQSLLEWPNIKEVVGAGDTKVSLVFAFDYDVSVDFRLVKPEEFITTLHHFTGSKDHNVRMRQLAKERGEKISEYGVENVETGEILTFSSEDEFFKHFELPFIPPEIREDGREVDTFTAQQELIELEDIKGDLHMHSTWSDGAHSIEEMAEACRARGYQYMAITDHSQYLKVANGLTRERLLKQREEIKQLNEKYDDFLILSGVEMDILPDGTLDYEDDLLAEMDFVIASIHSAFSQSREKIMERLKTALTNHHVDLIAHPTGRKIGRREGYDVDIDLLIELAKETNTALELNANPNRLDLASEYLRKAQDSGVKILINTDAHKMDTLKHMEIGVSTAKKGWIKKSSVLNALDKNDLLEFLHNRQ comes from the coding sequence ATGGAAGTTAATAAAAAAGATTTGATTCGTTTACTAGAAACGATTGCTATTTATATGGAATTAAAAGGAGAGAATCCTTTCAAGGTATCGGCCTTCCGTAAGGCAGCTACTGCACTTGAAACAGATGAGCGAACTTTAACAGAAATTGAGGATTTTACAGCGATCTCAGGAATTGGAAAAGGGACTGCCGCTGTAATAGAAGAATACATGAAAGAGGGATCCTCTTCCGTGTTAGCTGAGCTCAAGGAAGAAGTCCCATCAGGACTCATTCCGTTACTGCAGCTTCCTGGTCTTGGCGGTAAGAAAATTGCCAAGCTATACAAAGAATTAGGGGTCGTAGACGTTTCTAGCTTAAAAGAGGCCTGCCAAACAGGAAAAGTGCAGGCGCTTGCTGGATTTGGTAAGAAGACGGAAGAGAAAATCTTAAGTGCTATTGCAAATGTGGGAAATCGACCTGAGCGGCTACCGCTAGCTTACATGCTCCCAATTGCGGAACAGATTGAGGTAAGACTTGCTGAAACCCCGGCTATCGATCGTTTTTCAAGGGCAGGAAGCCTGCGAAGAATGAGAGAGACGATTAAAGATTTAGACTTTATTATAGCAACCACTCAACCAGAGAATGTTCGTCAATCTCTATTAGAATGGCCAAATATCAAAGAAGTGGTTGGTGCGGGTGATACAAAGGTCTCCTTAGTTTTTGCCTTTGATTATGATGTCTCCGTTGATTTTCGTTTGGTGAAGCCGGAGGAATTTATTACAACCTTGCATCATTTTACAGGGTCAAAGGACCACAATGTCCGCATGAGGCAGCTTGCTAAAGAACGCGGGGAGAAGATTAGTGAGTATGGAGTAGAGAATGTTGAGACTGGTGAAATTCTTACCTTCTCGTCTGAAGATGAATTTTTCAAGCATTTTGAACTCCCGTTTATTCCACCTGAAATTAGGGAGGACGGCAGAGAAGTAGATACATTCACAGCTCAGCAAGAATTAATTGAGCTTGAAGATATAAAAGGGGATCTCCACATGCATTCTACGTGGAGTGATGGGGCCCATTCCATTGAGGAAATGGCGGAAGCGTGTCGTGCTCGAGGATATCAGTATATGGCAATTACCGACCATTCCCAATATTTAAAGGTTGCGAATGGACTGACGCGTGAAAGGCTGTTAAAGCAGAGGGAAGAAATCAAACAATTAAATGAGAAATACGATGATTTTCTCATCCTTTCTGGAGTAGAAATGGATATTCTTCCTGATGGGACGTTGGATTATGAGGATGACCTCCTAGCTGAAATGGATTTTGTTATTGCCTCCATTCATTCGGCCTTTTCTCAGTCGAGGGAAAAAATCATGGAGCGTTTAAAAACCGCTTTAACCAATCACCATGTGGATTTAATTGCCCACCCGACAGGCAGGAAAATTGGTCGTCGAGAAGGATATGACGTGGATATTGATTTACTGATCGAGCTAGCTAAAGAAACCAATACAGCTTTAGAACTAAATGCAAATCCAAATCGACTTGATTTGGCTTCAGAATATTTAAGAAAAGCACAGGATTCAGGTGTAAAGATTCTCATCAATACAGATGCACACAAAATGGATACATTAAAGCATATGGAAATAGGTGTTTCCACTGCCAAAAAGGGCTGGATAAAAAAATCATCCGTGTTAAATGCACTCGACAAGAATGATCTGCTTGAATTCCTGCACAATCGACAATAA